A genomic segment from bacterium encodes:
- a CDS encoding 5-formyltetrahydrofolate cyclo-ligase: protein MNQKQKKAEIRKEIRKEREILEFKDWEEKSFKIQQKFLLSDFYKNSKVIFTYYHFDREVRTDLIIKKGIEDKKIICLPYINWKNKILIPSEIKSTEEIIEIKGIPGPKFLRPVEIENIDIVIVPGVVFDIYKNRIGMGGGFYDRFLKNIPSETKKISLAFEFQIFDEKLPVDENDIKIDIIITEKRIIT, encoded by the coding sequence ATGAATCAAAAACAAAAGAAGGCAGAAATAAGGAAGGAGATAAGAAAGGAAAGGGAGATACTTGAATTTAAGGATTGGGAAGAAAAGAGTTTTAAAATACAGCAAAAGTTTCTATTAAGTGATTTTTACAAAAATTCAAAGGTAATTTTCACATATTATCATTTTGATAGGGAAGTAAGGACAGACCTGATTATAAAAAAAGGAATTGAAGATAAAAAAATTATTTGTCTTCCTTATATTAACTGGAAAAACAAAATTTTAATACCTTCTGAAATTAAGTCAACTGAAGAAATTATTGAAATAAAGGGGATCCCAGGACCAAAATTTTTAAGACCAGTAGAAATTGAAAATATAGATATAGTAATTGTTCCAGGGGTTGTGTTTGATATTTATAAAAACAGAATTGGGATGGGAGGTGGATTTTACGATAGATTTTTGAAAAATATTCCTTCAGAAACAAAAAAAATATCTCTTGCTTTTGAATTTCAGATTTTTGATGAGAAATTACCAGTTGATGAAAATGATATAAAAATAGACATAATAATAACTGAAAAAAGAATAATTACCTAA
- a CDS encoding M55 family metallopeptidase — MKIYIVTDLEGATGVFKFSQTRERGPEFYEAMKFLMGDIAAVCEGLKEAGVKEIYVIDGHDGGNNFIPELMIPGVRYITGRPRPGVFYGLDETFDGVILLGYHAMNGTPDGVLNHTQSSIAELKYYYDGIERGEIYQSAVIAGHFNVPVILVTGDEAACREAKKTLGENLPTVAVKKGISREAAILIPPEETKILLKEGAKKAIKMLPKLKPYKIKLPVKLKIRKIGPEGTSPDNPYFTEKEVIVKSALDIITGSKNP; from the coding sequence ATGAAAATTTATATTGTAACAGATTTGGAAGGAGCAACAGGTGTATTTAAATTCTCACAAACAAGAGAAAGAGGTCCTGAGTTTTATGAAGCAATGAAATTTTTAATGGGAGATATTGCAGCGGTGTGTGAGGGATTAAAAGAAGCAGGAGTAAAAGAAATTTATGTTATTGACGGTCATGATGGAGGAAACAATTTTATTCCGGAATTGATGATACCGGGCGTTCGTTATATAACTGGACGTCCAAGACCAGGGGTTTTTTACGGACTTGATGAAACCTTTGATGGAGTAATTCTTCTTGGTTATCATGCAATGAATGGAACTCCTGACGGTGTTTTAAATCATACACAGAGTTCAATTGCCGAATTAAAATATTACTATGATGGAATTGAGAGAGGAGAAATCTATCAATCAGCAGTTATTGCCGGCCATTTTAATGTTCCTGTTATACTTGTAACTGGAGATGAAGCAGCATGCAGAGAAGCAAAAAAAACACTTGGAGAAAATTTACCAACTGTTGCAGTGAAAAAGGGAATAAGTAGAGAGGCAGCAATTTTAATACCTCCAGAAGAAACAAAAATTTTACTGAAAGAGGGTGCAAAAAAAGCAATAAAGATGCTACCTAAACTTAAACCATATAAGATAAAATTACCTGTAAAATTAAAAATAAGAAAAATTGGGCCTGAAGGCACAAGTCCTGATAACCCATATTTTACAGAAAAAGAAGTCATTGTTAAAAGTGCTCTTGATATAATAACAGGCAGTAAAAACCCTTGA
- a CDS encoding DUF3786 domain-containing protein, with product MTETYTELINKYFEELKGLIKKKKLKEDFIYGENEIELTYLNQVIKIDILSMKFNKDINDKEKVIILRYLCKFPYKKSDELITFKSLPEGNFYFPSIYSRIYLPLIKKYGKEPEKFVGKSIEIGAERFNDFSVKFNIFSDVFFIFDLIPEDDEFPADLRILFNKTTSEIFEIEDIAIIGEIIVSKIT from the coding sequence ATGACAGAAACCTATACTGAACTTATTAATAAATATTTTGAGGAACTGAAAGGACTAATAAAAAAAAAGAAATTAAAAGAAGATTTTATTTATGGAGAAAACGAAATTGAATTGACCTATCTTAATCAAGTAATAAAAATAGACATCTTATCTATGAAGTTTAACAAAGATATTAATGATAAAGAAAAAGTTATAATCCTTCGTTATTTATGCAAATTCCCTTATAAAAAAAGCGATGAATTAATTACATTTAAAAGTTTACCAGAAGGTAATTTTTACTTTCCATCTATTTATTCAAGGATTTATTTGCCTTTAATTAAAAAATATGGAAAAGAACCAGAAAAATTTGTAGGAAAAAGTATAGAAATAGGAGCAGAAAGATTTAATGATTTTTCAGTTAAATTCAATATATTTTCTGATGTGTTTTTTATTTTTGATTTAATTCCGGAAGATGACGAATTTCCAGCGGACTTAAGAATTTTATTTAACAAGACAACTTCTGAAATTTTTGAGATAGAAGACATTGCAATTATTGGAGAAATTATTGTTTCAAAAATAACCTAA
- a CDS encoding replication-associated recombination protein A, with protein sequence MNGLFKSEVEKKFENLPLSIRVRPEKLEDFVGQKHLLDEGKPLRKIIESDRIPSLVFYGPPGCGKTALAMIIANMTKKKFVSLNAVTATVSDVREVLKEARERQRLEKRGTILFLDEISHFNKLQQDALLKDVEEGTITLICATIHNPYFYINTPLLSRSLVFEFKPLSEEEIEEIIKRALRSKKGLGNYKIKITKEAIEFIGKKSQGDARKALNTFEFCILTSEIEKDGYIIIDLNKVKEFVDKYFIYDRKHDAHYDTISAFIKSMRGSDPDSALYYLAKMLVSGEDPRFIARRMLIFASEDIGNADPQALILANSCYQAVEVVGMPEAKIILAQTVIYLSTSPKCNSSYLAIEEAMKEVESEKVEEVPDHLKGTGYKGAEKLGRGIGYKYPHDYPSHYVIQKYREGTKKFYFPLDIGYESKIKKFLEDIEKLKNESKTKEGRNKEGDKKGKGDT encoded by the coding sequence ATGAACGGACTTTTTAAATCTGAAGTAGAAAAAAAATTTGAAAATTTACCACTTTCCATAAGAGTTAGGCCTGAAAAACTTGAGGACTTTGTTGGACAAAAACATTTGCTTGACGAAGGAAAACCATTGAGAAAAATAATTGAAAGTGATAGAATTCCTTCTCTTGTTTTTTATGGGCCACCTGGTTGTGGTAAAACTGCACTTGCAATGATAATAGCAAATATGACAAAGAAGAAATTTGTTTCTTTAAATGCGGTTACAGCAACAGTTTCTGATGTAAGGGAAGTATTAAAAGAAGCAAGGGAAAGGCAAAGATTGGAAAAGAGGGGAACAATTTTATTTCTTGATGAGATTTCACATTTTAATAAACTTCAACAGGATGCATTACTTAAAGATGTAGAGGAAGGGACAATTACTTTAATCTGTGCAACAATCCACAATCCTTATTTTTATATAAATACACCTTTACTTTCAAGATCACTTGTATTTGAATTTAAACCTTTGAGCGAAGAAGAAATAGAAGAAATAATTAAAAGGGCATTAAGAAGTAAAAAAGGACTTGGGAATTATAAGATAAAAATAACGAAAGAGGCAATTGAATTTATAGGCAAAAAAAGTCAGGGAGATGCAAGAAAAGCATTGAATACTTTTGAATTTTGCATTTTAACTTCTGAAATTGAGAAAGATGGTTATATTATAATTGATTTGAATAAAGTTAAAGAATTTGTTGATAAATATTTTATCTATGATAGAAAACATGATGCACATTATGACACAATCTCTGCTTTTATAAAAAGTATGAGAGGGTCTGATCCTGACAGTGCTTTATATTATCTTGCAAAAATGCTTGTAAGTGGTGAAGACCCAAGATTTATAGCAAGAAGAATGTTGATTTTTGCTTCTGAAGATATTGGGAATGCAGACCCTCAGGCACTTATCCTTGCAAATTCATGTTATCAAGCAGTAGAGGTTGTTGGTATGCCAGAAGCAAAAATTATCCTTGCTCAAACAGTTATATATCTTTCAACATCTCCAAAATGTAATTCTTCATATCTTGCAATTGAAGAAGCAATGAAAGAAGTTGAAAGTGAAAAAGTAGAAGAGGTACCTGACCATCTTAAAGGTACTGGATATAAAGGAGCAGAAAAACTTGGCAGAGGGATTGGTTATAAGTATCCTCATGATTATCCTTCTCACTATGTTATTCAAAAATATAGAGAAGGAACTAAAAAATTCTATTTTCCACTGGATATTGGATATGAAAGTAAGATAAAAAAATTTCTTGAAGATATTGAAAAACTTAAAAATGAATCAAAAACAAAAGAAGGCAGAAATAAGGAAGGAGATAAGAAAGGAAAGGGAGATACTTGA
- a CDS encoding HEAT repeat domain-containing protein, giving the protein MSGLFKISKPDPLEYEKRGDFKGLIKLLNYKDDPYIRWKSAEILGKYKVREAVPYLIKKIDDPEWRVRAKIIEALGIIGDQSSIEPLLRHIKDEYPEVRCSVCYALGRLKDKRATIKLIELIKDKNRFVQKAAIEAIGEIGDESAFDELIKIARNKPPEIKVLIAETLGKIGKNLVKRMINLLEKTEDKDIKWIIIKALGDIGNKEAGPILTKNLKDISYEIREVSAESLGKIKYEDAVDILIEMLNDNEWVVRKKVIEALEKIGNKKALPYLYELEKIEKVEDVRVKIRETIKTLNTQ; this is encoded by the coding sequence ATGAGCGGGCTTTTTAAAATTTCAAAACCAGACCCTCTGGAATATGAAAAAAGAGGAGATTTTAAAGGACTTATAAAGTTGTTGAATTATAAGGATGACCCTTATATAAGATGGAAATCAGCAGAAATTCTTGGAAAATATAAAGTCAGAGAAGCAGTCCCTTATCTTATAAAAAAAATTGATGACCCTGAATGGCGTGTTAGAGCAAAAATAATAGAGGCACTCGGGATTATAGGTGATCAATCATCAATTGAACCATTACTCAGGCATATAAAAGATGAATATCCTGAAGTCAGATGTTCAGTATGTTATGCACTTGGCAGATTGAAAGATAAAAGAGCCACTATAAAATTAATTGAATTAATAAAAGATAAAAATAGATTTGTTCAGAAAGCAGCAATAGAAGCAATTGGAGAAATAGGTGATGAAAGTGCATTTGATGAATTGATAAAAATAGCAAGAAATAAACCACCTGAGATAAAAGTTCTGATTGCAGAAACACTTGGAAAAATAGGAAAAAATCTGGTAAAAAGGATGATAAATTTACTTGAAAAAACTGAAGATAAAGATATAAAATGGATAATAATAAAAGCACTCGGTGATATAGGAAATAAAGAAGCAGGGCCTATTTTGACGAAAAACCTTAAAGATATTAGTTATGAAATAAGGGAAGTATCAGCTGAGAGTTTAGGAAAAATAAAATATGAGGATGCAGTTGATATTTTAATTGAAATGTTGAATGATAATGAATGGGTGGTGAGAAAAAAAGTTATTGAAGCACTTGAAAAAATAGGAAATAAAAAGGCGCTTCCATATCTTTATGAACTGGAAAAAATAGAAAAAGTAGAAGATGTCAGAGTAAAAATAAGAGAAACAATAAAAACCCTTAATACACAATAA